The Streptomyces clavuligerus genome includes a region encoding these proteins:
- a CDS encoding lysyl oxidase family protein, translated as MNSISRKRLWTGGLCAASVLAVTTGVTVAAPGPERAAATQPEIRLMAAAPSVELTRYEGEPGEPPGISIDELGAFLTVRGAPLEFRAQRTPDYQRPITVRQIIRTGGKVTVKTLPQGLVKNFLGLPDFTETTFTDAKGRVVASQKAPFCPNNASARVEPGGEPERTYPDGCPSDPFTLGSVWGVHRGWATDAVDSEHISRLDLPVGTYTAKISVTKRYRDLLAVADRPLKVKVTVLPPEEGEPPAARHTRHGADHTGHGADHSGHGAMARGDGHGPDAAAPGAALDHLAGDSDSVYRAELPSVPHALRTTGRALPTSPGDGPGYSDGSRFAPPLKPAAKRPTGPAVRSAAGLKPDLRAVPAWDIAIQTAQDGHPEGQDHLGFASTTWNAGPGRMLVDGFRTPGKEGLMDAYQYFYDARGKQAGYARTGTMEWDPRPSHDHWHFTDYAAYRLLKADKKEVVRSDKEAFCLMNNAPVDYTVKNANMRPEDAMTSTCGLGEPDALAVRQSIEPGSGDTYTKETAGQSFDITTVPNGTYWIQVVANPNKALHETSLRNNTSFRKVVLGGTPGKRTVKVPPHGLVNAG; from the coding sequence ATGAACAGCATCAGCCGGAAGCGGCTGTGGACCGGGGGGCTCTGCGCGGCCTCGGTCCTCGCCGTCACCACGGGCGTCACCGTCGCGGCGCCCGGCCCGGAGCGGGCCGCCGCGACACAGCCGGAGATCCGCCTGATGGCGGCGGCCCCGTCCGTCGAACTCACCCGGTACGAGGGGGAGCCGGGCGAACCCCCCGGTATCTCGATCGACGAACTCGGCGCCTTCCTCACCGTCAGGGGCGCGCCCCTGGAGTTCCGGGCGCAGCGCACCCCCGACTACCAGCGGCCCATCACCGTGCGGCAGATCATCCGTACCGGCGGGAAGGTGACCGTCAAGACCCTGCCGCAGGGGCTGGTGAAGAACTTCCTGGGGCTGCCGGACTTCACCGAGACCACGTTCACCGACGCCAAGGGCCGGGTCGTCGCCTCCCAGAAGGCGCCCTTCTGCCCCAACAACGCCTCCGCGCGGGTCGAACCCGGAGGCGAGCCCGAACGGACCTACCCGGACGGCTGCCCGTCCGACCCCTTCACCCTGGGCTCGGTCTGGGGAGTCCACCGGGGCTGGGCCACCGACGCCGTCGACAGCGAGCACATCTCCCGTCTCGACCTCCCGGTCGGCACCTATACGGCGAAGATCTCCGTGACCAAGAGGTACCGCGACCTCCTCGCGGTCGCGGACCGGCCGCTGAAGGTGAAGGTGACCGTCCTGCCCCCGGAGGAGGGCGAGCCCCCGGCGGCCCGGCACACCCGGCATGGCGCGGACCACACCGGGCACGGCGCGGACCACAGCGGGCACGGAGCCATGGCACGGGGGGACGGCCACGGCCCGGACGCCGCCGCCCCCGGCGCGGCCCTCGACCACCTCGCGGGCGACAGCGACAGCGTCTACCGCGCCGAACTCCCCAGCGTCCCGCACGCGCTGAGGACGACGGGCCGCGCGCTGCCCACGTCCCCGGGCGACGGCCCCGGCTACAGCGACGGCTCCCGGTTCGCTCCGCCGCTGAAGCCCGCGGCCAAGCGCCCGACGGGTCCCGCCGTCCGGTCCGCGGCGGGCCTCAAGCCCGATCTGCGTGCCGTGCCCGCCTGGGACATCGCCATCCAGACCGCACAGGACGGCCACCCCGAGGGCCAGGACCACCTCGGCTTCGCCAGCACCACCTGGAACGCGGGTCCGGGCCGTATGCTCGTCGACGGCTTCCGCACCCCCGGCAAGGAGGGGCTGATGGACGCCTACCAGTACTTCTACGACGCCCGGGGCAAGCAGGCCGGATACGCGAGGACGGGCACCATGGAGTGGGACCCGCGCCCCAGCCACGACCACTGGCACTTCACGGACTACGCCGCCTACCGGCTGCTGAAGGCGGACAAGAAGGAGGTCGTGCGCAGTGACAAGGAGGCGTTCTGCCTCATGAACAACGCGCCGGTCGACTACACCGTGAAGAACGCCAATATGCGCCCCGAGGACGCCATGACGAGCACCTGCGGCCTCGGTGAACCGGACGCGCTGGCCGTGCGCCAGTCGATCGAGCCCGGCTCCGGCGACACCTACACCAAGGAGACGGCGGGCCAGTCCTTCGACATCACCACCGTCCCGAACGGCACCTACTGGATCCAGGTCGTGGCCAACCCGAACAAGGCGCTCCACGAGACCAGCCTCAGGAACAACACCTCGTTCCGCAAAGTCGTCCTCGGCGGGACCCCCGGCAAGCGCACGGTGAAGGTGCCGCCGCACGGTCTGGTGAACGCGGGCTGA
- a CDS encoding RICIN domain-containing protein, with product MHKRDRRFLRLVCVAMGALMIALSVTAVPGEARAAVGPPNRLGPVQLQNVMNGLAIDAEGEHMAEGQKILQYTYGARRGQQWWFEAASGSSYRLKSNVNGAYCIGLNGTLAVLKKCEAEETTWEFDEVAADQYLVKAPGSERYLIAPTELGGSSNRGGQLTLGTREEAHKGRGRWYLTDLRLEAFMPPQDPRLDQVTFLTTHNAFNNPKDGFPLAVNQSNSMAQQLSDGVRGLMLDIHERDGAVLMCHGTCEIGSKPLKDGLRDVVAFLETNKNAVVTIFMEDYAKDREKLAQQFVDVPGLLDLVFNPAAQEVMSKGWPRLSEMRAKNKRLLIFSDHGDLTRAGVVGSRPWTVENYWSLGHDGRNWDCYSRWDGTPLTHREPSFSPLFVMNQFRSIPESLNAPFDNGDKLVDRAVNFCGPAARKMPNYVSIDFYELGDNLRAVDTINRYRYVERAETLAPSVPSSALLTSENRRGALPGLPDWSGAGYRGGGPLPGNQQISADAACRVTPEELDRAYGVRPNDSADDSAGLQRAIDDIRADCSGTAGFDRNSLISLPAGRIDISKQISVDASHLVIRGQGSDPAGGTRIVFRPDADTRYDTLTADGSRWDQDTMTAGTAPDQAKGGWVWPGRGLFRVQTREVAPRYADDWKAAPANRKDLYEGSVNQHWASGMKLRGSTADPGYAAKEGGRVVPLDPKASIALFQPGQHVWVGAANSRKFYELQTATATDRYENLHMRQQVFRVASVDTAQRTVTLDKPLEFDLPVDSTSDGSAPIGDSAYPSKVMPLKMVVGVGFENFSFTQDMTGVPAAGGGTHHLNPAQAKNNYGNLAPEYALHGLVFKWAADSWARGVRADMTGSHPIVTEVAKNLQFEGNHLDGAWNKGKGGNGYFRGSRVWDSLYAQNTTRNLRHFTFQWSASNNVVYGNDFDSDLNLHGGWERRNLFENNTVRVPYEHRSGHCTARCGGEGGDTESGTWYPIWWAAGEKAVKWAGASGPQNVFHRNVLAKQLTPGGPYVDYLPYGKPGTGPQPVYQFGSGAADPGTFRHLTRGGKPIADWNGHELADYLTGDAGVNASRTEAGPSLFLKSVP from the coding sequence ATGCACAAGCGAGATCGCCGCTTCCTGCGGCTGGTCTGCGTGGCGATGGGCGCCTTGATGATCGCCCTGTCCGTCACCGCGGTACCCGGGGAAGCCCGCGCGGCGGTCGGACCGCCCAACCGGCTCGGTCCGGTGCAGCTCCAGAATGTGATGAACGGCCTGGCGATCGACGCCGAGGGCGAGCACATGGCCGAGGGTCAGAAGATCCTCCAGTACACCTATGGCGCACGGCGCGGCCAGCAGTGGTGGTTCGAGGCGGCTTCCGGCTCGTCGTACCGGCTGAAGAGCAATGTCAACGGGGCCTACTGCATCGGTCTGAACGGCACCCTCGCCGTGCTGAAGAAGTGCGAGGCCGAAGAGACCACCTGGGAGTTCGACGAGGTCGCGGCCGACCAGTACCTGGTGAAGGCGCCCGGGAGCGAGCGCTATCTCATCGCGCCCACCGAACTGGGCGGCTCCAGCAACCGGGGCGGACAGCTCACGCTCGGCACCCGCGAGGAGGCCCACAAGGGGCGTGGCCGCTGGTATCTGACCGATCTGCGGCTGGAGGCGTTCATGCCCCCGCAGGATCCCCGGCTCGACCAGGTCACCTTCCTCACCACGCACAACGCGTTCAACAACCCCAAGGACGGCTTCCCGCTCGCCGTCAATCAGAGCAACTCCATGGCGCAGCAGCTCAGCGACGGTGTGCGGGGGCTGATGCTCGACATCCACGAGCGGGACGGCGCGGTCCTGATGTGCCACGGCACCTGTGAGATCGGCAGCAAGCCGCTGAAGGACGGTCTGCGGGACGTGGTGGCGTTCCTGGAGACGAACAAGAACGCGGTCGTCACCATCTTCATGGAGGACTACGCCAAGGACCGCGAGAAGCTGGCCCAGCAGTTCGTCGACGTTCCGGGCCTGCTGGACCTGGTGTTCAACCCGGCCGCCCAGGAGGTGATGAGCAAGGGCTGGCCCCGGCTGTCCGAGATGCGCGCCAAGAACAAGCGGCTGCTGATCTTCTCCGACCACGGCGACCTCACCAGGGCCGGCGTGGTCGGCTCCCGGCCCTGGACCGTGGAGAACTACTGGAGCCTCGGCCACGACGGGCGCAACTGGGACTGCTACTCCCGCTGGGACGGCACCCCGCTCACCCACCGGGAGCCCTCGTTCAGCCCGCTGTTCGTGATGAACCAGTTCCGGAGCATCCCCGAGTCGCTCAACGCGCCGTTCGACAACGGTGACAAGCTGGTCGACCGGGCGGTGAACTTCTGCGGCCCCGCGGCCCGCAAGATGCCCAACTATGTGTCCATCGACTTCTACGAGCTGGGCGACAACCTCCGGGCCGTCGACACCATCAACCGGTACCGCTACGTCGAGCGGGCGGAGACGCTCGCCCCGTCCGTCCCGTCGTCCGCGCTGCTGACCTCGGAGAACCGGCGCGGCGCGCTGCCCGGTCTGCCGGACTGGTCGGGCGCGGGCTACCGCGGCGGCGGCCCGCTGCCCGGGAACCAGCAGATCAGCGCCGACGCGGCCTGCCGTGTCACACCGGAGGAGCTGGACCGCGCGTACGGAGTGCGGCCCAACGACAGCGCGGACGACTCCGCGGGGCTCCAGCGCGCGATCGACGACATCCGCGCCGACTGCTCCGGCACGGCCGGTTTTGACCGGAACTCGCTGATCTCCCTGCCCGCGGGCCGGATCGACATCAGCAAGCAGATCTCGGTGGACGCCAGCCATCTGGTGATCCGCGGCCAGGGCAGCGACCCGGCGGGCGGGACCCGGATCGTCTTCCGCCCGGACGCCGACACGCGGTACGACACGCTGACCGCCGACGGCAGCCGCTGGGACCAGGACACGATGACCGCCGGGACCGCCCCCGACCAGGCCAAGGGCGGCTGGGTCTGGCCGGGCCGCGGCCTGTTCCGGGTGCAGACCCGCGAGGTGGCGCCCCGTTACGCCGACGACTGGAAGGCGGCTCCCGCCAACCGCAAGGACCTCTACGAGGGCTCCGTCAACCAGCACTGGGCCTCGGGGATGAAGCTGCGCGGCTCGACGGCCGACCCCGGCTACGCGGCGAAGGAGGGCGGCCGGGTGGTCCCGCTGGACCCCAAGGCGTCCATCGCCCTGTTCCAGCCGGGTCAGCATGTGTGGGTGGGGGCGGCCAACAGCCGTAAGTTCTACGAGCTCCAGACCGCCACGGCCACGGACCGCTACGAGAATCTGCACATGCGCCAGCAGGTCTTCAGAGTCGCATCCGTGGACACGGCGCAGCGCACCGTCACCCTCGACAAGCCGCTGGAGTTCGACCTGCCGGTGGATTCCACGTCGGACGGGTCGGCGCCGATCGGCGACAGCGCCTACCCCAGCAAGGTGATGCCGCTGAAGATGGTGGTCGGCGTCGGATTCGAGAACTTCTCGTTCACGCAGGACATGACCGGTGTGCCTGCCGCGGGTGGTGGAACCCACCATCTGAACCCCGCGCAGGCGAAGAACAACTACGGCAATCTCGCCCCCGAGTACGCGCTGCACGGCCTTGTCTTCAAGTGGGCGGCGGACTCGTGGGCGCGCGGGGTCCGCGCGGACATGACCGGCTCGCACCCGATCGTGACGGAGGTCGCCAAGAACCTCCAGTTCGAGGGGAACCACCTCGACGGCGCCTGGAACAAGGGCAAGGGCGGCAACGGCTACTTCCGCGGCAGCCGGGTCTGGGACTCCCTGTACGCCCAGAACACCACGCGTAACCTGCGCCACTTCACCTTCCAGTGGTCGGCGTCGAACAACGTGGTCTACGGGAACGACTTCGACTCCGACCTCAACCTGCACGGCGGCTGGGAGCGGCGCAACCTGTTCGAGAACAACACCGTCCGGGTGCCGTACGAGCACCGTTCGGGCCATTGCACCGCCCGCTGCGGCGGCGAGGGCGGCGACACCGAGTCCGGTACCTGGTACCCGATCTGGTGGGCCGCCGGGGAGAAGGCGGTGAAGTGGGCCGGTGCGTCCGGTCCGCAGAACGTCTTCCACCGGAACGTCCTGGCCAAGCAGCTCACGCCCGGCGGTCCGTATGTGGACTATCTGCCGTACGGGAAGCCCGGGACCGGGCCGCAGCCGGTGTACCAGTTCGGCTCCGGAGCGGCCGACCCCGGCACGTTCCGTCATCTGACGCGGGGCGGGAAGCCGATCGCGGACTGGAACGGGCATGAGCTGGCGGACTACCTCACCGGCGACGCCGGGGTGAACGCCTCGCGCACGGAGGCAGGGCCGTCGCTCTTCCTCAAGAGCGTCCCGTAG
- a CDS encoding MFS transporter has product MRLFAVRDYRRLFAAQVIALFGTGLTTVALGLVAYDLAGPRAAMVLGTALTIKMVLYVVIAPLAAAYVDRLPRRTFLTLLDVIRGAVVLALPLVTEVWHIYVLIALLQAASAAFTPTFQAVIPDIVTDESDYTRALSASQVASTMESLLSPVLAAVALTFMSFDRLFLGTSAGFLASALLVLSTRIPDARPSTHTRAWDKAAAGVRTFLRTPRLRGVLALNLVVAAAGSIVVVNTVNYVRDELGGTQSDVAWMLAASGTGTLLAALALPRALDRMSARTVMTSGAGVLVGGTAAAVTLVAAGLTTWTGTALVWTVIGVGMAMVITPTGKVLRSAAGRNAIPEVFAAQFSLSHLAWLITYPIAGWLGTTGGYVLTWSVLAALAATGAVGALLLWPRHEGRGTVTAPAAAVRHTRPADRSTLSKAA; this is encoded by the coding sequence ATGCGTCTGTTCGCCGTCCGCGACTACCGGCGTCTGTTCGCCGCCCAGGTCATCGCCCTGTTCGGCACCGGGCTGACCACCGTGGCCCTCGGGCTGGTCGCCTACGACCTCGCGGGCCCGCGCGCCGCCATGGTCCTCGGCACAGCCCTGACCATCAAGATGGTCCTGTACGTGGTCATCGCCCCACTGGCCGCCGCGTACGTCGACCGGCTCCCCAGAAGAACGTTCCTGACCCTCCTCGACGTGATCCGGGGCGCGGTGGTCCTGGCACTGCCGCTGGTCACCGAGGTCTGGCACATCTACGTCCTGATCGCGCTGCTCCAGGCCGCCTCCGCGGCGTTCACCCCGACGTTCCAGGCCGTCATCCCCGACATCGTCACCGACGAGTCCGACTACACCCGGGCCCTCTCCGCCTCCCAGGTCGCCTCCACCATGGAGAGCCTGCTCAGCCCCGTACTGGCGGCCGTCGCCCTGACGTTCATGAGCTTCGACCGGCTGTTCCTCGGCACCTCCGCCGGATTCCTCGCCTCCGCCCTGCTCGTCCTGTCGACACGCATCCCCGACGCCCGCCCCAGTACCCACACCAGGGCCTGGGACAAGGCGGCGGCGGGCGTCAGGACCTTCCTGCGGACACCGCGGCTGCGTGGCGTGCTGGCGCTCAACCTCGTGGTCGCGGCGGCGGGCTCGATCGTCGTCGTCAACACCGTCAACTACGTCCGCGACGAACTCGGCGGCACGCAGTCGGACGTCGCCTGGATGCTCGCCGCCTCCGGCACCGGAACCCTCCTGGCCGCCCTCGCACTGCCCCGCGCGCTCGACCGGATGTCCGCCCGCACCGTCATGACGAGCGGCGCCGGGGTCCTCGTCGGCGGCACGGCCGCCGCGGTGACCCTCGTCGCGGCCGGTCTCACCACCTGGACCGGTACGGCGCTCGTCTGGACCGTGATCGGCGTCGGCATGGCCATGGTCATCACACCGACCGGCAAGGTCCTGCGCTCCGCCGCCGGACGGAACGCGATTCCCGAGGTCTTCGCGGCCCAGTTCTCCCTGTCGCACCTGGCCTGGCTGATCACCTACCCCATCGCGGGCTGGCTCGGTACGACCGGAGGCTACGTCCTCACCTGGTCCGTCCTCGCGGCCCTCGCCGCGACGGGAGCCGTCGGCGCCCTCCTCCTGTGGCCGCGCCACGAGGGCCGGGGGACCGTGACCGCCCCGGCGGCAGCCGTCCGGCACACCCGTCCGGCGGACCGTTCCACCCTGTCCAAGGCCGCGTGA